In Streptococcus pneumoniae, the sequence GATTGTTTTGGTTCGATTTTTAGGAGAAAACCTAGTGCGTTTTCTGGCGATGATAGGATGAATAAAGGGATTTATCAGCATTTCTCCATAGAAGATCGTCCATTTCTTGACAAGGGAATGGAATGGATAAAGAAGGTAGAAGATAGCTATACTCCTTTTTTAACTCCTTTTATCAATCCTCATCAGGAGAAGCTATTAAAGATTTTGGCCAAAACCTATGGTCTTGCTTGTAGCAGTAGTGGGGAATTCGTCTTGAGTGAGTATGTTCGAGTTTTATTATACCCAGATTATTTCCAACCAGAGTTTTCAGATTTTGAAATATCTCTCCAGGAAATTGTGTATTCCAATAAATTTGAACATTTAACGCATGCTAAGATTTTAGGGACAGTCATCAATCAATTAGGGATTGAACGGAAACTTTTTGGAGATATCCTAGTAGATGAAGAACGGGCGCAGATTATGATTAATCAGCAGTTTCTTCTTCTCTTTCAAGATGGACTAAAGAAAATTGGTCGTATACCTGTTTCGCTGGAGGAACGTCCTTTCACCGAGAAAATAGATAAGCTAGAACAGTATCGAGAACTGGATTTATCTGTGTCTAGTTTTCGATTAGATGTTCTTTTATCAAATGTTTTGAAACTATCTAGGAATCAAGCAAACCAGTTGATTGAAAAGAAACTTGTCCAAGTAAATTATCATGTGGTAGACAAATCAGATTACACTGTTCAAGTTGGAGACTTGATTAGTGTGAGAAAATTTGGTCGCTTGAGATTACTTCAAGATAAGGGACAAACGAAAAAAGAGAAGAAAAAAATAACCGTCCAGTTATTATTAAGTAAGTGAGGAATAGAATGCCAATTACATCATTAGAAATAAAGGACAAGACTTTTGGAACTCGATTCAGAGGTTTTGATCCAGAAGAAGTCGATGAATTTTTAGATATTGTGGTTCGTGATTACGAAGATCTTGTGCGTGCGAATCATGATAAAAATTTGCGTATTAAGAGTTTAGAAGAGCGTTTGTCTTACTTTGATGAAATAAAAGATTCATTGAGCCAGTCTGTATTGATTGCCCAGGATACAGCTGAGCGAGTGAAACAGGCGGCGCATGAACGTTCAAACAATATCATTCATCAAGCAGAGCAAGATGCGCAACGCTTGTTGGAAGAAGCTAAATATAAGGCAAACGAGATTCTTCGTCAAGCAACTGATAATGCTAAGAAAGTCGCTGTTGAAACAGAAGAATTGAAGAACAAGAGCCGTGTCTTCCACCAACGTCTCAAATCTACAATTGAGAGTCAGTTGGCTATTGTTGAATCTTCAGATTGGGAAGATATTCTCCGTCCAACAGCTACTTATCTTCAAACCAGTGATGAAGCCTTTAAAGAAGTGGTTAGCGAAGTACTTGGAGAACCGATTCCAGTTCCAATTGAAGAAGAACCAATTGATATGACACGTCAGTTCTCTCAAGCAGAAATGGAAGAATTACAAGCTCGTATTGAGGTAGCCGATAAAGAATTGTCTGAATTTGAAGCTCAGATTAAACAGGAAGTGGAAGCTCCAACTCCTGTAGTGAGTCCTCAAGTTGAAGAAGAGCCTCTGCTCATCCAGTTGGCCCAATGTATGAAGAACCAGAAGTAGCTCCAGTGCATCCGACAGGTCCAACACCAGCTACAGAAACTGTTGATTCAGCACCGGGATTTGAAGCACCGCAAGAATCTGTTACAATTTTATAAGAAATATTCTGAGAACAATATCTTATCCTTATATTCCCAGCGAGCAGGAGATGGTGTGAGTCCTGCATTCCCTATCGATAAGATTATCCTCTCAAAAACTCAAGTCTGAATCTAGTAAGATTTGACGTTCCCCACGTTACGGGATAAGAGGGAGAAAGACTAAAACTTTTTCCGAATAAAGGTGGTACCACGATTTTCGTCCTTTTTGGAAGTCGTGGTTTTTAATTTGTTATTATTTATAAAGGAGATACCATGAAACTCAAAGACACCCTTAATCTTGGGAAAACTGAATTCCCAATGCGTGCAGGCCTTCCTACCAAAGAGCCAGTTTGGCAAAAGGAATGGGAAGATGCAAAACTTTATCAACGTCGTCAAGAATTGAACCAAGGAAAACCTCATTTCACCTTGCATGATGGCCCTCCATACGCTAACGGAAATATCCACGTTGGACATGCTATGAACAAGATTTCAAAAGATATTATTGTTCGTTCTAAGTCTATGTCAGGATTTTACGCACCATTTATTCCTGGTTGGGATACTCATGGTCTGCCAATCGAGCAAGTATTGTCAAAACAAGGTGTCAAACGTAAAGAAATGGACTTGGTTGAGTACTTGAAACTTTGCCGTGAGTACGCTCTTTCTCAAGTAGATAAACAACGTGAAGATTTTAAACGTTTGGGTGTTTCTGGTGACTGGGAAAATCCATATGTGACCTTGACTCCTGACTATGAAGCAGCTCAAATTCGTGTATTTGGTGAGATGGCTAATAAGGGTTATATCTACCGTGGTGCCAAGCCAGTTTACTGGTCATGGTCATCTGAGTCAGCCCTTGCTGAAGCAGAGATTGAATACCATGACTTGGTTTCAACTTCCCTTTACTATGCCAACAAGGTAAAAGATGGCAAAGGAGTTCTAGATACAGATACTTATATCGTTGTCTGGACAACGACTCCATTTACCATCACAGCTTCTCGTGGTTTGACGGTTGGTGCAGATATTGATTACGTTTTGCTTCAACCTGCTGGTGAAGCTCGTAAGTTTGTCGTTGCTGCTGAATTATTGACTAGCTTGTCTGAGAAATTTGGCTGGGCTGATGTTCAAGTTTTGGAAACTTACCGTGGCCAAGAACTCAACCACATCGTAACAGAACACCCATGGGATACAGCTGTAGAAGAGTTGGTAATTCTTGGTGACCACGTTACGACTGACTCTGGTACAGGTATTGTCCATACAGCCCCTGGTTTTGGTGAGGACGACTACAATGTTGGTATTGCTAATAATCTTGAAGTCGTAGTGACTGTTGATGAACGTGGTATCATGATGAAGAATGCTGGTCCTGAGTTTGAAGGTCAATTCTATGAAAAGGTAGTTCCAACTGTTATTGAAAAACTTGGTAACCTCCTTCTTGCCCAAGAAGAAATCTCTCACTCATATCCATTTGACTGGCGTACTAAGAAACCAATCATCTGGCGTGCAGTTCCACAATGGTTTGCCTCAGTTTCTAAATTCCGTCAAGAAATCTTGGACGAAATTGAAAAAGTGAAATTCCACTCAGAATGGGGTAAAGTCCGTCTTTACAATATGATCCGTGACCGTGGTGACTGGGTTATCTCTCGTCAACGTGCTTGGGGTGTTCCACTTCCAATCTTCTATGCAGAAGACGGTACAGCTATCATGGTAGCTGAAACGATTGAACACGTAGCTCAACTTTTTGAAGAACATGGTTCAAGCATTTGGTGGGAACGTGATGCCAAAGATCTCTTGCCAGAAGGATTTACTCATCCAGGTTCACCAAACGGCGAGTTCAAAAAAGAAACTGATATCATGGACGTTTGGTTTGACTCAGGTTCATCATGGAATGGAGTGGTGGTAAACCGTCCTGAATTGACTTACCCAGCCGACCTTTACCTAGAAGGTTCTGACCAATACCGTGGTTGGTTTAACTCATCACTTATCACATCTGTTGCCAACCATGGCGTAGCACCTTACAAACAAATCTTGTCACAAGGTTTTGCCCTTGATGGTAAAGGTGAGAAGATGTCTAAATCTCTTGGAAATACCATTGCTCCAAGCGATGTTGAAAAACAATTCGGTGCTGAAATCTTGCGTCTCTGGGTAACAAGTGTTGACTCAAGCAATGACGTGCGTATCTCTATGGATATTTTGAGCCAAGTTTCTGAAACTTACCGTAAGATTCGTAACACTCTTCGTTTCTTGATTGCCAATACATCTGACTTTAACCCAGCTCAAGATACAGTCGCTTACGATGAGCTTCGTTCAGTTGATAAGTACATGACGATTCGCTTTAACCAGCTTGTCAAGACCATTCGTGATGCCTATGCAGACTTTGAATTCTTGACGATCTACAAGGCCTTGGTGAACTTTATCAACGTTGACTTGTCAGCCTTCTACCTTGATTTTGCCAAAGATGTTGTTTACATTGAAGGTGCCAAATCACTGGAACGCCGTCAAATGCAGACTGTCTTCTATGACATTCTTGTCAAAATCACCAAACTCTTGACACCAATCCTTCCTCACACTGCGGAAGAAATTTGGTCATATCTTGA encodes:
- a CDS encoding YlmH family RNA-binding protein; protein product: MNKGIYQHFSIEDRPFLDKGMEWIKKVEDSYTPFLTPFINPHQEKLLKILAKTYGLACSSSGEFVLSEYVRVLLYPDYFQPEFSDFEISLQEIVYSNKFEHLTHAKILGTVINQLGIERKLFGDILVDEERAQIMINQQFLLLFQDGLKKIGRIPVSLEERPFTEKIDKLEQYRELDLSVSSFRLDVLLSNVLKLSRNQANQLIEKKLVQVNYHVVDKSDYTVQVGDLISVRKFGRLRLLQDKGQTKKEKKKITVQLLLSK
- the divIVA gene encoding cell division protein DivIVA codes for the protein MPITSLEIKDKTFGTRFRGFDPEEVDEFLDIVVRDYEDLVRANHDKNLRIKSLEERLSYFDEIKDSLSQSVLIAQDTAERVKQAAHERSNNIIHQAEQDAQRLLEEAKYKANEILRQATDNAKKVAVETEELKNKSRVFHQRLKSTIESQLAIVESSDWEDILRPTATYLQTSDEAFKEVVSEVLGEPIPVPIEEEPIDMTRQFSQAEMEELQARIEVADKELSEFEAQIKQEVEAPTPVVSPQVEEEPLLIQLAQCMKNQK
- the ileS gene encoding isoleucine--tRNA ligase — encoded protein: MKLKDTLNLGKTEFPMRAGLPTKEPVWQKEWEDAKLYQRRQELNQGKPHFTLHDGPPYANGNIHVGHAMNKISKDIIVRSKSMSGFYAPFIPGWDTHGLPIEQVLSKQGVKRKEMDLVEYLKLCREYALSQVDKQREDFKRLGVSGDWENPYVTLTPDYEAAQIRVFGEMANKGYIYRGAKPVYWSWSSESALAEAEIEYHDLVSTSLYYANKVKDGKGVLDTDTYIVVWTTTPFTITASRGLTVGADIDYVLLQPAGEARKFVVAAELLTSLSEKFGWADVQVLETYRGQELNHIVTEHPWDTAVEELVILGDHVTTDSGTGIVHTAPGFGEDDYNVGIANNLEVVVTVDERGIMMKNAGPEFEGQFYEKVVPTVIEKLGNLLLAQEEISHSYPFDWRTKKPIIWRAVPQWFASVSKFRQEILDEIEKVKFHSEWGKVRLYNMIRDRGDWVISRQRAWGVPLPIFYAEDGTAIMVAETIEHVAQLFEEHGSSIWWERDAKDLLPEGFTHPGSPNGEFKKETDIMDVWFDSGSSWNGVVVNRPELTYPADLYLEGSDQYRGWFNSSLITSVANHGVAPYKQILSQGFALDGKGEKMSKSLGNTIAPSDVEKQFGAEILRLWVTSVDSSNDVRISMDILSQVSETYRKIRNTLRFLIANTSDFNPAQDTVAYDELRSVDKYMTIRFNQLVKTIRDAYADFEFLTIYKALVNFINVDLSAFYLDFAKDVVYIEGAKSLERRQMQTVFYDILVKITKLLTPILPHTAEEIWSYLEFETEDFVQLSELPEAQTFANQEEILDTWAAFMDFRGQAQKALEEARNAKVIGKSLEAHLTVYPNEVVKTLLEAVNSNVAQLLIVSDLTIAEGPAPEAALSFEDVAFTVERAAGEVCDRCRRIDPTTAERSYQAVICDHCASIVEENFAEAVAEGFEEK